From Haloarcula sp. CBA1127, a single genomic window includes:
- a CDS encoding DUF6653 family protein — MTAPLPDGVQDWFWSRHANPKSGWPRVPTGAVIVYAVYQRDWRLLAAALLWTAINPILFAPPDTEDAWMTRAVLAERWWLTEQDNGTMGLDYPNVCNTGGALASALALYAAWHRRPVSAAVATLAMSGLKLWWLRELVRRYDKRGSERSALA; from the coding sequence ATGACAGCACCGCTACCGGACGGCGTGCAAGACTGGTTCTGGAGTCGCCACGCGAACCCAAAGAGCGGCTGGCCGCGAGTACCGACCGGCGCTGTCATCGTGTACGCGGTGTATCAGCGGGACTGGCGGCTCCTGGCCGCGGCGCTGCTGTGGACAGCTATCAATCCAATCCTGTTCGCACCGCCGGACACCGAGGACGCCTGGATGACCCGTGCTGTGCTGGCAGAGCGGTGGTGGCTCACCGAACAGGACAACGGAACGATGGGCCTCGATTATCCGAACGTGTGTAACACCGGCGGCGCGCTGGCGTCGGCCCTCGCGCTGTACGCCGCCTGGCATCGCCGACCAGTCAGCGCCGCGGTCGCCACGCTGGCGATGAGCGGGCTGAAGCTCTGGTGGCTCCGCGAGCTCGTCCGGCGGTACGACAAGCGCGGTTCGGAGCGATCGGCGCTCGCGTGA
- a CDS encoding NADH-quinone oxidoreductase subunit N, producing MVALPDWMALAPALSLALASLVLLLADSIDPDTTNTGLLAGISVLGSLLSFGFAGWFITAGTGMADSTGVALFNSQLVVDQMALFFMAIVGSVTTLVVLASYDYVAEHSYQAEFFALVLLSATGMSILSAANSLATAFVALELVSLPSYALVAFLKENKGSVEAGLKYFLIGAVSSAVLAYGISLVYAATGVLRFDGVATAISSGTIQTISEGSIQAQSGDPAVPMAILGVGILMIIGGVAFKTASVPFHFWAPEAYEGAPAPISAFLSSASKAAGFVLAFRAFAVAFPIGDLLAAGGAINWVMAFQILAIATMFIGNFAAATQETVKRMLAYSSVGHAGYVLIGLAAVSGSGEGLSLSMSAGMSHLLVYGFMNTGAFLFIALAEYWGVGRRFEDYNGLGREAPVACAAMTVFLFSLAGLPIGGGFFSKFYLFQATLNVSAWSLAAALIINSALSLFYYSRVVKAMWIEEPTGSRTIESYPMGLYTAVVGAAIVTVLLLPGFNRVSEIAFQAAQLL from the coding sequence ATGGTCGCACTCCCTGACTGGATGGCACTCGCCCCAGCACTCTCGCTGGCCCTCGCCTCCCTGGTGTTGCTGCTAGCGGACTCGATTGATCCTGACACGACGAACACGGGACTACTGGCCGGTATCTCGGTGCTCGGCTCCCTGCTTTCCTTCGGGTTCGCTGGCTGGTTTATCACCGCCGGAACCGGAATGGCCGATAGCACTGGCGTCGCGCTGTTCAACAGCCAACTCGTCGTCGACCAGATGGCCCTGTTCTTCATGGCCATCGTCGGCAGCGTCACGACGTTGGTCGTGCTCGCGAGCTACGACTACGTCGCCGAACACAGCTACCAGGCCGAGTTCTTCGCACTTGTTCTGCTATCCGCGACTGGGATGAGCATCCTCAGTGCGGCCAACAGCCTAGCAACGGCCTTCGTCGCACTCGAATTGGTGTCGCTACCGTCCTACGCACTCGTCGCCTTCCTCAAGGAGAACAAGGGCAGCGTCGAAGCAGGACTGAAGTACTTCCTCATCGGCGCGGTGTCTTCGGCGGTGCTGGCCTACGGCATCTCGCTGGTGTACGCTGCAACGGGCGTGCTTCGGTTTGACGGCGTCGCAACCGCTATCTCCAGTGGTACGATCCAGACCATCTCCGAGGGGTCGATACAGGCCCAGTCCGGTGACCCTGCCGTCCCGATGGCTATCCTCGGCGTCGGTATCCTGATGATTATCGGCGGCGTCGCGTTCAAGACCGCCTCCGTGCCGTTCCACTTCTGGGCCCCCGAGGCATACGAGGGCGCACCAGCGCCAATCTCGGCGTTCCTCTCCTCGGCGTCGAAGGCCGCCGGCTTCGTGCTGGCGTTCCGCGCGTTCGCTGTCGCATTCCCAATCGGTGACCTGCTCGCCGCCGGCGGGGCGATCAACTGGGTGATGGCGTTCCAGATCCTCGCCATCGCGACGATGTTCATCGGGAACTTCGCCGCCGCAACGCAGGAAACGGTCAAGCGGATGCTGGCCTACTCCAGCGTCGGCCATGCCGGCTACGTCCTCATCGGACTCGCCGCCGTGTCTGGCTCCGGTGAGGGCCTGAGCCTCAGCATGAGTGCGGGGATGTCCCACCTGCTCGTCTACGGCTTCATGAACACGGGCGCGTTCCTGTTCATCGCGCTGGCCGAGTACTGGGGCGTCGGCCGCCGCTTCGAGGACTACAACGGTCTCGGCAGAGAAGCGCCGGTCGCCTGCGCGGCGATGACGGTGTTCCTGTTCAGCCTCGCCGGCCTGCCGATCGGCGGCGGGTTCTTCTCGAAGTTCTACCTGTTCCAGGCGACGCTCAACGTCAGCGCGTGGTCGCTGGCCGCCGCGCTCATCATCAACAGCGCGCTCAGCCTGTTCTACTACTCCCGCGTTGTCAAGGCGATGTGGATCGAGGAACCGACTGGCAGCCGGACCATCGAGTCGTACCCGATGGGGCTGTACACCGCTGTGGTGGGCGCCGCTATCGTGACGGTACTCCTGCTACCCGGCTTCAACCGCGTCTCCGAAATCGCGTTCCAGGCCGCGCAGTTGCTGTAG
- a CDS encoding TRAM domain-containing protein, whose translation MEPIWLAAGGAALAVGLALAFAITRRSSSSASKRAHEAAQEREPPVELGETYEFGITEFSDHHSGDRVAVGKVEGFVLFTEDVPSSVSAGDVIRAKVLSFNRGHTSADARFVERT comes from the coding sequence ATGGAACCGATCTGGCTCGCCGCTGGCGGGGCCGCTCTCGCCGTGGGCCTCGCGCTGGCGTTTGCGATTACCCGCCGCTCATCCAGCAGTGCGTCGAAACGTGCCCACGAGGCTGCACAAGAGCGCGAACCGCCGGTCGAACTCGGGGAGACCTACGAGTTCGGCATCACCGAATTTAGCGACCACCACTCCGGCGACCGCGTCGCCGTTGGGAAAGTCGAGGGCTTCGTCCTGTTCACCGAAGACGTGCCGTCGTCGGTGTCAGCCGGCGACGTGATCCGAGCGAAGGTGCTGTCGTTCAACCGGGGCCACACCTCCGCCGACGCTCGGTTCGTCGAACGCACCTGA
- a CDS encoding NuoM family protein: MWVAALLLVTLLGTGLVFLSPDRYAGKLAAAVSAVPALGSIYMYWVYLTQYGGTGNALLSPADIAFGQQIPWITLGELEVSYYVGLDGISMPLLALTTVLTTLAIVSAWTPIDERQSQFYGLMLFMEVSLIGVFSALDFFLWFVFWEGVLIPMYLLIGVWGGPRRKYAAIKFFVYTNVASLVMFAGLFALVFSTDLTSLSLPAMAEAFRTASGLPTIAGVNLMTISFILMFFGFAVKVPVFPLHTWLPDAHVEAPTPVSVMLAGVLLKMGTYALLRFNFTMLADTARQLAVPLAIIGVVSVIYGAMLALAQRDLKRIVAYSSISSMGYVILGLVAFTPYGMGGATFQMIAHGLISGLMFMCVGVIYNTTHTRMVGDMSGLADRMPWTVGIFVAAAFGYMGLPLMAGFAGEYFIFQGSFNAPTLGGAAPVLTSLAMFGIVIVAGYLLWAMQRTLFGGFNLETDYEVSPAAFHDVAPLAVLLLLVIALGVAPDLSFGMIQDSISPVLEIGGGA, from the coding sequence ATGTGGGTCGCCGCGCTCCTGCTCGTGACGCTGCTGGGAACCGGGCTCGTGTTCCTCTCGCCCGACCGGTACGCCGGAAAGCTCGCCGCGGCCGTCAGTGCGGTTCCGGCGCTCGGTAGCATCTACATGTACTGGGTGTACCTCACGCAGTACGGCGGCACGGGCAACGCGCTGCTGTCGCCCGCCGATATCGCGTTCGGCCAGCAGATCCCGTGGATCACGCTGGGTGAACTGGAAGTGTCGTACTACGTCGGCCTCGACGGCATCAGTATGCCGCTGCTCGCGCTGACGACAGTGCTGACGACACTCGCCATCGTCTCGGCGTGGACGCCTATTGACGAGCGTCAGTCCCAGTTCTACGGACTGATGCTGTTCATGGAAGTGAGCCTTATCGGCGTGTTCTCCGCGCTCGATTTCTTCCTCTGGTTCGTCTTCTGGGAGGGCGTCCTCATCCCGATGTACCTGCTCATCGGTGTCTGGGGCGGCCCGCGCCGGAAGTACGCCGCGATCAAGTTCTTCGTCTACACGAACGTGGCGTCGCTGGTCATGTTCGCAGGCCTGTTCGCGCTCGTGTTCAGCACTGACCTCACGTCACTGTCCCTGCCTGCGATGGCCGAGGCGTTCCGCACCGCAAGCGGGCTGCCGACCATCGCCGGCGTGAACCTGATGACCATCTCCTTTATCCTGATGTTCTTCGGGTTCGCGGTGAAGGTGCCCGTCTTCCCGCTGCACACGTGGCTGCCCGACGCTCACGTGGAGGCCCCGACGCCGGTGTCGGTCATGCTGGCCGGCGTCCTCCTGAAGATGGGGACCTACGCACTGCTGCGGTTCAACTTCACGATGCTCGCAGACACGGCACGTCAGCTCGCGGTTCCGCTTGCCATCATCGGCGTCGTCAGCGTCATCTACGGCGCGATGCTCGCACTGGCACAGCGCGACCTCAAGCGCATCGTCGCCTACTCCTCGATTTCATCGATGGGCTATGTCATCCTGGGTCTGGTCGCGTTCACGCCCTACGGCATGGGTGGGGCGACCTTCCAGATGATCGCTCACGGCCTCATTTCGGGGCTGATGTTCATGTGTGTCGGTGTCATTTACAACACGACGCACACGCGCATGGTCGGCGATATGTCCGGCCTTGCGGACCGGATGCCTTGGACGGTCGGCATCTTCGTCGCCGCCGCCTTCGGCTACATGGGCCTGCCGCTGATGGCCGGCTTCGCCGGGGAGTACTTCATTTTCCAGGGCTCGTTCAACGCGCCGACGCTCGGTGGGGCTGCACCGGTGTTGACCTCGCTGGCGATGTTCGGCATCGTCATCGTGGCCGGCTACCTGCTGTGGGCCATGCAGCGCACGCTGTTCGGTGGCTTCAATCTGGAGACGGACTACGAGGTCAGCCCGGCTGCGTTCCATGACGTCGCGCCGCTGGCCGTGTTGCTCCTGCTGGTCATCGCACTCGGTGTCGCGCCAGACCTCTCCTTTGGTATGATACAAGACTCGATTTCACCGGTTCTCGAGATCGGAGGTGGTGCATAG
- a CDS encoding TetR/AcrR family transcriptional regulator: MSESDGQSTPQDTREVIMEATFRALSKHGYKDLRVRDIGEEMEMSRQVIHYHFDGKYDLISSFLEYIIDQYEGSVEVDDETDPRTELDVRIDRCLFGPEFDDFSHWDRMKVYHELYAYAQNDDEHRALFNEHYDRLRKSISTVIEDGIEQGTFRDVDAELMGQLITDVIHAARGRRIALGHEDAPDEAKRAVNDFILDSLYPPQ; this comes from the coding sequence ATGAGCGAATCGGACGGGCAGAGCACGCCACAGGACACCCGGGAGGTCATTATGGAGGCCACCTTTCGGGCGCTGAGCAAGCACGGCTACAAGGACTTGCGGGTCCGAGACATCGGCGAGGAGATGGAGATGTCTCGGCAGGTGATCCACTATCATTTCGACGGCAAGTACGACCTGATATCTTCGTTTTTGGAGTACATTATCGATCAGTACGAGGGCAGTGTCGAGGTTGACGACGAAACCGACCCCCGTACAGAACTCGACGTCCGCATCGACCGATGCCTGTTCGGCCCGGAGTTCGACGACTTCTCACACTGGGATCGGATGAAGGTGTACCACGAGCTGTACGCCTACGCGCAAAACGACGACGAGCACCGGGCGTTGTTCAACGAGCACTACGACCGCCTTCGCAAAAGCATCTCCACAGTCATCGAAGACGGAATCGAGCAGGGCACGTTTCGCGATGTTGACGCTGAACTGATGGGCCAGCTCATCACGGACGTAATTCACGCGGCCCGCGGCCGGCGGATCGCGCTCGGCCACGAGGACGCACCCGACGAGGCCAAGCGGGCCGTCAACGACTTCATTCTCGACTCACTGTACCCGCCGCAGTAG
- a CDS encoding DoxX family membrane protein, with translation MAPELNVVLLVVGRVLFGGVLAFTGLSHFTQTEQMAGYAEYKGLPAPRFSVLASGGLLILGGLGVTVGVFPVVAAVALAVFLIVSAVAMHDFWAVPDEDRQDELNSFLKNVTLAGGALVVAASATGTWALSVGISPL, from the coding sequence ATGGCACCCGAACTCAACGTCGTGTTGCTCGTCGTCGGCCGCGTCCTCTTCGGCGGCGTGCTCGCGTTCACCGGCCTGAGCCACTTTACACAGACAGAACAGATGGCAGGCTACGCCGAGTACAAGGGCCTCCCGGCGCCGAGATTCTCAGTCCTCGCGTCCGGTGGGCTCCTCATCCTCGGCGGGCTCGGTGTGACCGTGGGCGTCTTCCCAGTCGTCGCAGCGGTCGCCCTCGCCGTGTTCCTCATCGTCTCGGCGGTTGCGATGCACGACTTCTGGGCCGTGCCGGACGAGGACCGGCAGGACGAACTGAACAGTTTCCTGAAGAACGTCACGCTCGCTGGCGGTGCACTCGTTGTCGCGGCATCAGCAACCGGGACGTGGGCGCTCAGCGTCGGCATCAGCCCCCTCTGA
- a CDS encoding winged helix-turn-helix transcriptional regulator — MSDELDHLSFEATGSRAVETVMSVLEQFADGSQFDRVYVEIGNPSKSDRPKVQQTSLPFDGENQESGQEPKSIQSGTSHHKMLSALKQLENQAPVATRRTLEIVDLPKGTAYAAMSALYDRGLVNRTDKKNDDNSYEYEISEAGDAELERLGTIE; from the coding sequence ATGAGTGATGAGTTAGACCACCTGTCTTTCGAGGCTACGGGTAGCAGGGCTGTAGAGACTGTGATGAGTGTCCTTGAACAATTTGCTGATGGTTCGCAATTCGATAGAGTGTACGTCGAAATCGGCAATCCCTCAAAGAGTGATAGGCCAAAAGTCCAGCAAACCAGTCTCCCATTTGACGGGGAAAATCAAGAGAGTGGACAGGAGCCGAAATCAATCCAGAGCGGTACGTCACACCACAAGATGTTATCGGCACTTAAGCAGTTAGAGAATCAAGCGCCAGTTGCGACAAGGAGGACGCTTGAGATTGTTGACCTTCCCAAAGGAACAGCATATGCGGCCATGTCGGCTCTCTATGATCGAGGGTTGGTCAATCGCACAGACAAGAAAAACGACGACAACAGCTATGAATACGAGATTAGCGAGGCTGGAGACGCTGAACTTGAACGGCTTGGTACAATCGAATAA
- a CDS encoding glycoside hydrolase family 68 protein: MTDEALGEGRSGTKGRAGWTREQASRIERTDDTVAPIVYPPETEQIPEVHIWDTWYLRNRDGTLATVDGYRVCFSLTAPSDLLPGKRHDVATIRCFYSDDGRNWHNAGPVFEDPLGQRQWAGSALYDDDGSVYLFYTAAGEEGAEALTYTQRIVGAGGGRIDTADGFELLGPWTHHELLQPDGDRYEREDQSRRMIYTFRDPWFFEDPETGEAWLLFEANTPVPEGSDVCDGDDALQEFNGSVGIARSPTGDPLSWELEDPLLDAVGVNQELERPHIVYRDGLYYLFISSHLHTFAPGLDGFDALYGFVAESLRGDYVPLNESGLVATNPENAPFQSYSWMAFPHGDEVLVQSFFNYYDFDGETLDEIAHLSESEQMRRFGGSLGPTLRLEVEGSRTHIIGSLGHWHIPLAGETLPLTDRELIRRGKRNDTSAGGYGARTKAERK, encoded by the coding sequence ATGACAGACGAGGCGCTCGGCGAGGGTCGTTCCGGAACGAAGGGACGCGCCGGGTGGACACGCGAGCAGGCGAGTCGGATCGAGCGGACCGACGACACCGTCGCTCCCATCGTTTATCCGCCCGAAACCGAACAGATTCCCGAGGTCCACATCTGGGATACGTGGTACCTCCGGAACCGCGACGGCACGCTGGCGACAGTCGACGGTTACCGGGTCTGTTTCTCGCTGACGGCTCCGTCGGACCTGCTGCCCGGCAAGCGCCACGACGTGGCGACCATCCGCTGTTTCTACTCCGACGACGGTCGCAACTGGCACAACGCCGGCCCGGTGTTCGAGGACCCGCTGGGCCAGCGCCAGTGGGCCGGGTCTGCGCTGTACGACGACGACGGCAGCGTCTATCTGTTCTACACTGCGGCCGGCGAGGAGGGGGCCGAAGCCCTGACCTACACACAGCGCATCGTTGGCGCGGGCGGCGGTCGCATCGACACAGCCGACGGGTTCGAGCTCTTGGGTCCGTGGACCCACCACGAACTGCTCCAGCCCGACGGCGACCGCTACGAGCGCGAAGACCAGTCTCGCAGGATGATATACACCTTCCGCGACCCGTGGTTCTTCGAGGACCCCGAGACGGGCGAAGCGTGGCTCCTGTTCGAGGCGAACACGCCAGTACCGGAGGGCAGCGATGTCTGTGATGGCGACGACGCATTGCAGGAGTTCAACGGGAGCGTGGGCATCGCTCGCTCACCGACGGGCGACCCGCTGTCGTGGGAGCTCGAAGACCCACTGCTGGACGCTGTGGGCGTCAATCAGGAACTCGAACGGCCGCACATCGTGTATCGGGACGGCCTGTACTACCTCTTTATTTCCAGCCACCTCCATACGTTCGCACCGGGCTTGGACGGCTTCGACGCGCTGTATGGCTTCGTCGCAGAGAGTCTCCGCGGTGACTACGTCCCGCTAAACGAATCGGGCCTCGTCGCGACGAACCCCGAGAACGCACCGTTCCAGTCCTACTCGTGGATGGCCTTCCCTCATGGCGACGAGGTGCTAGTCCAGAGCTTCTTCAACTACTACGACTTCGACGGCGAGACGCTGGACGAAATCGCCCATCTGTCCGAGTCCGAGCAGATGCGCCGGTTTGGCGGCTCACTCGGCCCGACGCTCCGGCTTGAGGTGGAGGGGAGCCGGACACACATTATCGGGTCGCTTGGGCACTGGCACATCCCACTGGCGGGCGAGACGCTCCCACTGACGGACCGAGAGCTGATTCGGCGCGGGAAACGCAACGATACCAGTGCCGGTGGCTACGGCGCGCGAACCAAGGCTGAGCGGAAATAA
- a CDS encoding phytoene/squalene synthase family protein — MSQNHTDRSSSEDIEWCYDAVHRVSRTFSLTISELNEPMARDICLGYLLCRVADTIEDAGHLPPAVQTELLQTYSRSLEPSSGTTVSSFHDAVEEWIPTTTNADWEVVENAGRIVDVFHTLDDHSTQTIRGPVRELVDGMAMFVDRYADAGGLRIKTLDELEEYCWYAAGTVGTLVTGLVSHEATDEQIAQMEENARSFALLLQLVNVAKDAATDMEEENNVYLPLELLHEQGLDHSDVSDTDNVDSLVPVIEQVTERAEGYLDDAQAWLEAMPETRGNTLSAWAIPFLLAVGTIRELRERPADVIEQGNVKISREEVHSVTQQFGGDGDPSIGELRAKIRQQPLHQY, encoded by the coding sequence ATGTCTCAGAACCACACAGACCGGTCGTCTTCGGAAGACATCGAGTGGTGCTACGATGCTGTCCATCGTGTGTCGCGGACGTTTAGTCTCACAATTTCGGAACTCAATGAACCGATGGCCCGGGACATCTGTCTGGGCTACCTTCTTTGTCGTGTGGCTGACACGATCGAGGACGCCGGTCATCTCCCTCCAGCGGTGCAGACCGAACTCCTGCAGACGTACAGCCGCTCGCTCGAACCGTCGAGCGGGACGACCGTGTCGTCGTTCCACGATGCCGTCGAAGAGTGGATCCCTACGACGACGAACGCTGACTGGGAAGTCGTCGAGAACGCAGGCCGCATCGTCGACGTGTTTCACACGCTCGATGACCACTCCACACAGACGATTCGCGGGCCGGTCCGGGAACTCGTTGACGGGATGGCGATGTTCGTCGACCGCTACGCCGACGCCGGCGGACTGCGAATCAAGACGCTCGACGAACTCGAAGAGTACTGCTGGTACGCCGCCGGGACCGTCGGGACGCTGGTGACCGGGCTGGTCTCCCACGAAGCCACAGACGAGCAGATCGCCCAGATGGAGGAAAACGCCCGCTCCTTTGCCCTGCTGCTCCAGCTCGTCAACGTCGCCAAGGACGCCGCGACGGACATGGAAGAGGAAAACAACGTCTATCTTCCGCTTGAACTGCTCCACGAGCAGGGCCTCGACCACAGCGACGTGAGCGACACCGACAACGTCGACTCGCTGGTCCCCGTCATCGAGCAGGTGACCGAGCGAGCGGAGGGCTACCTCGACGACGCGCAGGCGTGGCTCGAAGCCATGCCCGAAACCCGTGGCAACACCCTCTCTGCGTGGGCGATTCCGTTCCTACTCGCGGTCGGGACGATCCGTGAACTCCGCGAACGACCTGCCGACGTTATCGAGCAGGGCAACGTCAAAATCTCTCGCGAGGAAGTTCACTCCGTGACACAGCAGTTCGGCGGCGACGGCGACCCCTCGATTGGGGAGTTACGGGCCAAAATCCGCCAACAACCGCTCCACCAGTACTGA
- a CDS encoding NAD(P)/FAD-dependent oxidoreductase, whose translation MADVAVVGGGPAGLSAAQYAAKNDLETITFDTDESWMHKAHLFNYPAVRSISGEEYLTIARGQARDRGATLYETAVTAIEQTDDGFVLTTADDEYTAEYVVLATGGDRSLAEEFGCAFTDEDVVDVTVDMETSVENVYATGAMGRAEKWQAVIAAGDGAAAVLDILSKEKGEYYHDFDMPSDVPEL comes from the coding sequence ATGGCAGACGTAGCAGTTGTCGGCGGCGGCCCCGCCGGCCTGAGTGCGGCACAGTACGCTGCGAAGAACGACCTCGAAACGATCACCTTCGATACAGACGAGTCGTGGATGCACAAGGCGCACCTCTTCAACTACCCCGCCGTGCGCTCCATTAGCGGCGAGGAGTATCTCACGATCGCTCGCGGGCAGGCCCGGGACCGTGGCGCAACGCTGTACGAGACGGCAGTCACGGCTATCGAACAGACCGATGACGGGTTCGTCCTCACGACAGCAGACGACGAGTACACCGCGGAGTACGTCGTTCTCGCGACTGGTGGTGACCGAAGCCTCGCCGAGGAGTTCGGCTGTGCGTTTACCGATGAGGATGTCGTCGACGTGACTGTCGATATGGAAACGTCAGTCGAGAACGTGTACGCGACCGGTGCGATGGGTCGAGCGGAGAAGTGGCAGGCGGTCATCGCGGCCGGTGACGGTGCTGCAGCCGTCCTCGACATTCTCTCGAAGGAGAAAGGCGAGTACTACCACGACTTCGATATGCCATCAGACGTGCCGGAGCTCTAA
- a CDS encoding pirin family protein has protein sequence MTESESQASADGPLSGEMVRHGTGVNSNRAFQTDSYPYNLDPFVLFEQFYIDPDKGFPMHPHRGFEIVSYMIEGGMEHEDSLGVANTAYENDAIRITTGSGIRHSEFPADGQACTGLQLWVNLPQAEKDADPDYVDATADTLPTAEQGGATVTTVIGEGSPISLHTPMEYLDVAVADAWTWSVPKGWSGFLYGVTGSGTVEGYSFTAGDVLPVTDARSVALRSDDSLRVVAVSGRPHGEPIRQRGPYVL, from the coding sequence ATGACTGAAAGCGAGTCGCAGGCGTCGGCTGACGGGCCGCTATCCGGAGAGATGGTCCGGCATGGGACGGGCGTGAATTCGAACCGCGCGTTTCAGACGGACAGCTATCCGTACAATCTGGACCCGTTTGTCCTATTCGAGCAGTTCTACATCGACCCTGACAAGGGGTTCCCGATGCACCCTCACCGGGGATTCGAAATCGTCTCGTACATGATTGAGGGTGGCATGGAACACGAGGATTCGCTGGGCGTCGCAAACACTGCATACGAGAACGACGCGATACGTATCACGACCGGCAGTGGGATACGTCACTCCGAATTCCCCGCCGACGGGCAGGCCTGCACCGGACTCCAGCTCTGGGTGAACCTGCCGCAGGCGGAGAAGGATGCTGACCCGGACTACGTTGACGCCACGGCCGACACGCTGCCGACGGCGGAGCAGGGCGGCGCGACGGTCACGACAGTTATCGGCGAGGGCTCACCGATCAGCCTCCATACGCCAATGGAGTATCTTGATGTCGCCGTGGCCGACGCGTGGACGTGGTCGGTCCCAAAAGGGTGGTCTGGATTCCTCTATGGTGTCACCGGTAGCGGGACGGTTGAGGGGTATTCGTTCACTGCGGGTGATGTCCTGCCGGTCACTGACGCGCGGTCAGTGGCACTCCGAAGTGATGACTCACTCCGTGTCGTCGCCGTCTCGGGCCGCCCGCACGGCGAGCCGATCCGACAGCGCGGCCCGTACGTTCTGTAA
- a CDS encoding MBL fold metallo-hydrolase encodes MFTRVSIPTPFQVGPVNAYIARRTIVDPGPDSEEAWSRLVEALEARELSPADIEQVLVTHPHPDHFGMANRFAERGARVLASEPAADIMRDFAAQLHTEQSYFADFFERCGVSRETAETVTQLPEAFLPYAQSVDTDRALAAGDTVTVDDTELTIDTVQGHSAGEIIFSYDFQGRREAVVGDNVLGDITPNPFLQVPDESGARPKVLPAFNDSLRWLREQGHDRFLTGHREPVEAPQERIDDILAEHDQRTAEVADIVSGGATTPSDVMTALFGDLPATEYFAGMSEAVGHLDVLEVTDRVEKRESGGVFVYESA; translated from the coding sequence ATGTTCACACGGGTGTCGATCCCGACGCCGTTTCAGGTCGGGCCAGTCAATGCATACATCGCGCGGCGAACGATCGTCGATCCGGGACCCGACAGCGAGGAAGCGTGGTCGCGTCTGGTCGAGGCGCTCGAAGCACGCGAGCTGTCCCCGGCTGATATCGAGCAGGTGCTGGTCACCCATCCGCACCCGGACCATTTCGGCATGGCGAACCGGTTCGCCGAGCGAGGAGCGCGTGTCCTCGCCAGCGAACCGGCAGCCGATATCATGCGCGATTTCGCGGCGCAGCTACACACCGAACAGTCCTATTTCGCGGATTTCTTCGAGCGGTGTGGTGTCTCACGCGAGACCGCCGAAACGGTCACACAGCTACCGGAAGCCTTCCTACCCTATGCCCAGAGCGTCGACACCGACCGCGCGCTCGCGGCTGGTGATACCGTCACCGTCGACGATACGGAACTGACGATTGACACTGTGCAGGGCCACTCCGCGGGCGAAATAATCTTCTCATATGACTTTCAGGGCCGACGTGAAGCGGTCGTCGGCGACAACGTGTTGGGCGACATCACACCCAATCCGTTCCTGCAGGTGCCCGACGAAAGCGGGGCGCGGCCGAAGGTGTTACCGGCATTTAACGACTCGCTCCGGTGGCTCCGTGAGCAAGGTCACGACCGCTTTCTCACCGGCCACCGCGAGCCCGTCGAAGCACCGCAGGAGCGTATCGACGACATCCTCGCGGAACACGACCAGCGCACCGCGGAGGTCGCCGACATCGTCTCCGGCGGAGCGACGACACCCAGTGACGTGATGACGGCGTTGTTCGGCGACCTGCCCGCCACGGAGTACTTTGCTGGGATGAGCGAGGCTGTCGGCCATCTGGACGTACTCGAAGTCACCGACCGCGTCGAGAAGCGCGAGAGCGGCGGCGTGTTCGTCTACGAGTCGGCGTAA